The following are encoded together in the Tripterygium wilfordii isolate XIE 37 chromosome 18, ASM1340144v1, whole genome shotgun sequence genome:
- the LOC119984544 gene encoding probable pectinesterase/pectinesterase inhibitor 20: MAYKSFYLVFPIALLILPFFNSPSFAQITPTINPVSPDRICKFTRDPLYCKSVLPNWGNVYDYGRISVQKSLWQSRIFFSLIEYYLRTQSRSLKTPAIRALQDCKFLASLNTDFLTSSYQTLSNANQTLPESRAGDAQTLLSAILTNQQTCLDGIRATAPSDWRVGNGAFTVPLSNDTKLFSVSLALFMKGWVPERKNSTARWPWQPTKVQQLFLNGKLPLKMSNQTREIYERVCRRRSSGDDSENYVLVSDIVVVSQDGSGNFSTINDAVAAAPNNTDGTNGYFLIYVTAGVYEEYVSIAKNKMFLMMIGDGINQTIITGNRSVVDGWTTFNSATFAVVAPNFVAVDITFRNTAGAAKQQAVALRSGADLSTFYSCSFEGYQDTLYTHSLRQFYRECDVYGTVDFIFGNAAVVLQNCNMYPRLPMAGQFNTITAQGRTDPNQNTGTSIHNCTIRAADDLASSNITVQTYLGRPWKEYSRTVYMQSFMDGLISPAGWSIWSGDFALNTSYYAEYGNSGPGSNTSNRVTWPGYHVINATDAGNFTVSAFLLGDDWLPQTGVPYTGGLI; this comes from the exons ATGGCTTACAAAAGCTTCTATCTAGTATTCCCTATTGCACTCCTTATCCTTCCTTTCTTCAATTCTCCATCTTTTGCTCAAATTACTCCTACCATTAATCCTGTCTCACCAGACAGAATTTGCAAGTTCACCAGGGACCCTTTGTACTGCAAGTCTGTCCTCCCTAATTGGGGTAATGTCTACGATTATGGTCGGATTTCTGTCCAAAAATCCCTCTGGCAGTCCCGTATATTCTTCTCCCTCATTGAGTATTACCTCAGAACACAATCCAGATCTTTGAAAACACCGGCAATTCGGGCTCTGCAAGATTGTAAATTCCTAGCCAGTCTGAACACGGATTTCTTAACCAGCTCGTATCAAACCCTCAGCAATGCCAACCAGACATTACCCGAATCGCGAGCCGGCGATGCACAAACATTGCTTAGTGCAATCTTAACAAACCAACAGACCTGTTTAGATGGAATACGAGCCACTGCTCCTTCTGATTGGAGAGTAGGAAACGGAGCCTTCACCGTCCCTCTATCGAATGACACAAAGCTTTTTAGTGTTTCTCTAGCTCTGTTCATGAAGGGCTGGGTTCCTGAGAGGAAGAACAGTACTGCCAGGTGGCCGTGGCAGCCGACGAAGGTCCAGCAGCTGTTTCTGAATGGGAAATTGCCACTTAAGATGTCAAACCAGACAAGGGAAATTTATGAGAGGGTTTGCAGAAGGAGAAGTAGTGGTGATGATAGTGAAAATTATGTGTTGGTGAGTGATATTGTGGTCGTGAGTCAAGATGGGAGTGGGAATTTCAGTACCATCAATGATGCAGTTGCGGCTGCTCCTAATAATACAGACGGTACCAATGGctatttcttgatttatgtCACCGCCGGGGTTTATGAAGAGTATGTTTCCATTGCCAAGAATAAGATGTTCTTGATGATGATCGGAGATGGCATTAATCAGACCATAATTACCGGCAACCGGAGCGTTGTTGATGGCTGGACTACTTTCAATTCCGCAACATTTG CTGTGGTGGCACCAAACTTTGTTGCAGTTGATATAACCTTTCGAAACACAGCCGGAGCGGCCAAGCAACAGGCGGTGGCCTTGCGAAGTGGTGCTGATTTATCTACCTTTTATAGCTGCAGCTTTGAAGGCTACCAAGACACATTATACACACATTCTCTAAGACAATTCTACAGAGAATGCGACGTCTATGGTACagttgatttcatatttggaaACGCAGCCGTTGTACTCCAAAACTGCAACATGTACCCGCGACTACCGATGGCCGGACAATTCAACACAATCACCGCGCAGGGTCGAACGGACCCGAATCAAAACACAGGGACTTCTATCCATAATTGTACAATCAGAGCTGCCGATGATTTGGCTTCATCAAATATCACTGTCCAGACATATCTAGGCAGGCCATGGAAGGAGTATTCGAGGACTGTTTACATGCAGAGTTTTATGGATGGTCTGATTAGTCCTGCCGGGTGGTCTATATGGAGTGGAGACTTTGCACTCAATACCTCATATTATGCAGAGTATGGTAATTCCGGACCCGGATCCAACACCTCTAATCGGGTCACTTGGCCCGGTTACCATGTGATTAACGCTACTGATGCTGGCAATTTCACAGTGTCTGCATTCTTGCTTGGAGATGACTGGCTGCCACAAACAGGAGTCCCTTACACTGGTGGTTTAATTTGA
- the LOC119984546 gene encoding putative invertase inhibitor, whose amino-acid sequence MKAMFFLLSLALCLILLPQPTTANDHINHLIAKICKQSGNCTFSIKSNQAESQRADLVDVTLIAIRLASDNAVGTSSHIKSLLNNTADMDPSIEQGLVDCSDQYLDAIEQLSNSMAALVENDYKDLYVWINTALSDAESCEDGFKDVKDHPSLLTERNNQFSQMCKDALTVTKHLVTN is encoded by the coding sequence ATGAAGGCCATGTTCTTCCTCCTATCTCTAGCCCTGTGCCTCATCCTGTTGCCCCAGCCAACAACTGCTAACGACCACATCAACCACCTAATTGCCAAAATCTGCAAGCAATCCGGCAATTGCACATTCAGCATCAAATCGAACCAGGCAGAGAGCCAGCGAGCAGACCTCGTTGACGTCACATTGATCGCGATCAGGCTTGCGTCGGACAATGCTGTGGGCACGTCTTCTCACATCAAGAGCTTGCTTAATAACACAGCTGATATGGACCCTTCCATCGAGCAGGGCCTTGTCGATTGCTCGGATCAGTACTTGGATGCGATCGAGCAGCTGAGTAACTCGATGGCGGCCTTGGTAGAGAATGATTACAAGGATTTGTATGTGTGGATTAATACAGCATTGAGTGATGCAGAGTCATGTGAGGATGGATTCAAGGATGTTAAGGATCATCCGTCTCTGCTCACTGAACGGAATAACCAGTTTAGCCAAATGTGCAAAGATGCCTTGACTGTTACCAAACATTTGGTGACGAACTGA